The genomic segment CGCGCTGGCCCCGCCACTCTACTGGGCGGCTGACGGCCGCACGGCCCCGATCGCCGGCATCCCGATCGCATTGTTCTACTTCTTGGCGGTCAGTCTGTGCATCACGGCAAGCCTGGTCGCCGCCTATCTGCTCGACGCGGCTGACCAGGGGGAGCGCGGCATGATCATCACCTTCGGCCTGCTTGCCCTATTCTTCGCCGCCGTCGTCTGGGTGCTCCAGCGCAACCGCACGGTCGATCAGTCCTTCACCGACTACGCCGTGGGTGGCCGCTCGTTCGGAGCCCGCTACCAGGCGATGTCGTTCCTCAACACTTGGTATCCGGGCTCGATGTTTACCGCCTTCGGCGCCCTCTCGGTGACGGCCGGCGTGATGTCGTTCTACGTCCTGTCCTACTCGCTCCTGACCGTTGTGCTGCTCTTTGTCCTGGCCCGGCCGGTCTGGATCTGGGGCAAGGCCTACGACTTGCGCACGCAGGGCGACCTGTTCGCGCTACGCTACGGCTCCCACCACATCCGGACGGTTGCGGCGCTCATTGGCATCGTGTCCGGCCTACCCTGGCTCGTCCTTGGGATGCAGGCCCTGGGCAACCTCTTCCAGGCGATGTCGCTGGGTGTCCTGTCCTTCTCCAGCTCCGTCATCTTGGGCGTCCTCGTCATCGCGATCCGTCAGATCTGGACTGTGCGCATGGGCATGCGCGGCGTGGTGATCTCCGACTACCTGCAGGGCATCGTGGCCTATGTCGGTGGCGGCCTGATGCTCATCGGACTGATCGTCTGGCTCGTGGTCGTCAAGGGCAGCACGCTCGCCACCCTCGATCCAAAGATGTTCGCGATTCCGAGCTTCGGCTCCAAGGAAGGTCCGCTCTACCTGTTCGCGCTGATATTCACCGGCGCGCTCGGCGGTTGGTGCTGGCCTTACATCTTCGTGCGCCTGTTCACGGCCGATGGCGTGCACAGCCTGAAGAAGTCGGCTGCCCTTGCCGTGCCGCTGACGTTCCTGTTCGGGGTGGCGCTACTGATCTTCGGTATGCTCGCCTCCAAGGTGCCGGAGGCGGTGGCCAAGCCCGACGACGTCTGGTTCATCGTCTCCCAGCAGGCTGGGGGGCTCGTGCTGCTGGGCCTTGCCGGCGTCGTGCTGCTGGCCGCCTCGATGGGGCACACGGACGGCAACATCCAAGCCTACGGCACGCAACTCGCCAACGACCTCGTCGGCAACTATGTCGAACTCGACCAGAAGCGGATGATCGTCATCGCGAAAGTCGGCATGCTCCTGCTGACGCTCTTAGCCTCCTGGTTGGCAACCCTGACCTTGCCGGCGCTCTTCTCGTTAGCGGTGCTGGCCTACCAGGGTATCATCCAGCTCTCGGTCCCGCAGTTCCTTGGCATTTTTTGGAAGGGGGGGAACCGTCAGGGCGCGTTCGCCGGCATGATCCTGGGTTTCGTCACAGCGATCGGGCTGGAGATCGCCTACGGTGGCCTTCTGCCCTTCGGCTACGGCCTGACTTCCGGCTGCTTCGGCTTGGTCATAAACCTGATCGTCTACGTCGCCTGCGCCTATTGGCTCCCGCACTCGGCAGAAGAGCGACAGAGGATAGAGGATCTGTTCGCGATCGTGCGGGCCAGGAGAGTCATGCAGGTTGGTTCAGGTTCTCAGGCCCAACCGGCTTTAGCCTGAGGATGCATGGATGGACAGCTTCTACACGCCTGAGCAACGGGCGCTGCAGGACCGTTTCGGTACGCGCCGTCTGGCTGACGCGCAGGAGCGCGCAATCGTCAGCGTACGGCTTTCGGAGGCCAATCGAGCCTTCATCGCGGAACGCGAGATGCTGTTCCTGTCGACTGTCGACGCCACCGGCCAGCCGACCGTGTGCTAAAAGGGCGGTGCGCAGGGCTTCGTCCGGATCGACGGCGATGACCTGCTGCTGCCATGCTACGACGGCAACGGCATGTTCCTGTCGATGGGCAACGTGATGGAGGAGGCCCTCGTGGGTCTCCTCTTCATCGATTTCGAGACACCCCGGCGTCTTCGGGTGCATGGGCTGGCCCGCCTGGACGAGGCTGTGCCAATCCCAGGTGCAGTCATCGTTATGCGGTTAAGTCCGGCGCAGGTTTTTTGAACTGCCCTCGTTACATTCACCACTACCGGCGTGAACATAGCTCGCGTTACGTGCCTGACGCGCAAGGGGCCGCACCTGTAGCTGAGTGGAAGCGGCTGGAGTTTCTTCAAGAGGACTTGTGCTAGGCCGATCGCGAGAGTGTGGCGTCTGTCGGAACCATCACGCAGGCTGAGTACGACGCGGCGGTCGACAAGGGCGAGGGATAGGGTCGATCCGAACTTCCGCCTCCAGCACGCCGAGGATCGTGACGGTGGTCGGTTTCGGAGATCAGCGTCGCGGTGGGCTATTCCAGATCCCCGCTGTCACCGCCACCTCAATCTTCGATCCCGCGCAAGGTGTGCTCGCACTGAAAATCAGAGGACGACCGCTTTCGGGATGTTCCAATATCTCCCGGCATGTCCGAGACAGGTCGTAGGCGGAATGTCCGGTTCTGGCCGAAAGTCCAAGGTCCGCTGGCCACCCCATCCGGACCTTCGGCGAAAGCGGGTCGAATGTCCGCAAAGGGTTAGGAGTTTGCACGCCGCTTGTACGTCTGTCGGCCAAAAGCGGCGGAAGCTGATTTCTCTACGGCCAGCTTGGCGACTGCCGTGATCACACATCACGAAGCCGACTGATTTCGGCTCGGTTGGTCCCCGCGCAGGGGAGGGGGAAGCCCCATGCAACCCAGTTCACGGAAGTAGCAACGCGTCCTTGCGAGCCGACTGGACTTCGCCAGACACCTGAGCATTGCTGTGGCTGTGCCGGGTGACTGACTGCTCACCGGCGCGCATGTCACCCCGCTGGCGCACGAGCCACTCGCGGGGTCCTCTCAGTGACAGCGCCAGAGCTGTCGCCCAGAGACGGACGACACAAACATGCCACGCAAAACGGCCGAAACCCTCAGCCAGACGCAACGCCTGATCCTGACCCACGCCGCTCAGCACCCCAAACAGCGTGTCCTGTGCCCTGACACGATCAAGCCGCCAACCTTCCGCGCCAGCCTGTCCGTCCTCCGCACGCGCGGACTGATCGTTGACATGCCTCACGCTGAGGGCAAGCTAGGAAGGCAGGCGTGCCTCATTATCACCGCCGAAGGCCGGGCCGCCATCGGCATCACGCCGCCGGCGCCTGCCGCTCCTGAGGAGCCGGTAGGCAGTGCTCCTCCAAGCGGCGCGGACGAGAAGCCTCAGCGAAGCAAGCAGGCGCTTCTCATCGCGCTGCTGAGCCAACCTGACGGAGCAACGCTCGAGGCGCTGGCCACCGCAACCCACTGGCTGCCGCATACCACCCGCGCTGCACTGACCCGCCTGCGTCAGCGCGGTCTCGCCATCCTCACCGTGCGCGCCGCCGGGGTCAGCACCCGCTACAAGCTCGCCGAGCAAAGCCTGGTCGCCTCAGCTGAGGCAATGGCCTGATGCCACAGTCGAGCAGCACGAAGAACGCGGCCGCTCCGGCTGCGTTCGTTGACGCACAGGAGCGGCCGACCGGACGACCAGTGCTGGGCCGGGCGCCGCTGCAGCTCTCTGAGTTGGCCCAGATGAGTACGGTGGAGCTGCGCCAAGCCTGGCGCAGGCTGTTCCACCAGCCGCCACCGCCGCTCAGCCGCGACCTGATCGTGCGCGCGCTGGCCTACCGCCTTCAGGAGGTTGCGCAGGGCGGCCTCTCCAAAGCCAACCAGCGGCATCTGCGTGCCTTGGCTCAGCGGGGGAAGGGAGGAAGCACTGTGCCTGACACACCGGCGGTGCCACCTGCGCTTCTGCTGCGGCCCGGCACGCGCCTCATGCGCGAGTGGCACGGCCGTAGCCATGTCGTCACCGTCACGGAAGGCGGTTTCGAACTCGAGGATCAGCGCTACCGCTCCCTCAGCCAGATCGCCAAGCACATCACCGGCAGCCACTGGTCCGGTCCCCGTTTCTTTGGCCTGACCGGGCGCAGGGAAGGGCGCGAGACGAGCCATGCCTAGATCGAAGCCGGCGCCGTCCTCAGCCAAGCCGGCACGGCTGCGCTGTGCCGTCTATACCCGCAAGTCGAGCGAGGAGGGTCTGGAGCAGGCCTTCAACTCGCTCGATGCGCAGCGCGAGGCGTGCGCTGCCTACATCGCCAGTCAGCGGCACGAGGGCTGGGGATTGCTGCCCACCCTCTACGATGACGGCGGCTACTCAGGCGGCAGCATGGAGCGACCTGCTCTGCAGCGGCTTCTCGCCGACGTGGCAGCCGGCCGCGTCGATGTGGTGGTCGTCTACAAGGTCGATCGCCTTACCCGGGCTCTGGCCGACTTCGCCCGCATCGTGGCCGTGTTCGACGCGCGGCACGTCTCGTTCGTGTCGGTGACGCAGGCCTTCAACACCACCAGCAGCATGGGACGGCTGACGCTCAACGTGCTGCTCTCCTTCGCCCAGTTCGAGCGTGAGGTCACGGGCGAGCGCATTCGTGACAAGATCGCGGCAA from the Methylorubrum extorquens genome contains:
- a CDS encoding Na+/solute symporter, encoding MLKQGSPAPLRRGIVKLWFALDAVVALAPPLYWAADGRTAPIAGIPIALFYFLAVSLCITASLVAAYLLDAADQGERGMIITFGLLALFFAAVVWVLQRNRTVDQSFTDYAVGGRSFGARYQAMSFLNTWYPGSMFTAFGALSVTAGVMSFYVLSYSLLTVVLLFVLARPVWIWGKAYDLRTQGDLFALRYGSHHIRTVAALIGIVSGLPWLVLGMQALGNLFQAMSLGVLSFSSSVILGVLVIAIRQIWTVRMGMRGVVISDYLQGIVAYVGGGLMLIGLIVWLVVVKGSTLATLDPKMFAIPSFGSKEGPLYLFALIFTGALGGWCWPYIFVRLFTADGVHSLKKSAALAVPLTFLFGVALLIFGMLASKVPEAVAKPDDVWFIVSQQAGGLVLLGLAGVVLLAASMGHTDGNIQAYGTQLANDLVGNYVELDQKRMIVIAKVGMLLLTLLASWLATLTLPALFSLAVLAYQGIIQLSVPQFLGIFWKGGNRQGAFAGMILGFVTAIGLEIAYGGLLPFGYGLTSGCFGLVINLIVYVACAYWLPHSAEERQRIEDLFAIVRARRVMQVGSGSQAQPALA
- a CDS encoding protein of unknown function (Evidence 5 : Unknown function); protein product: MFLSMGNVMEEALVGLLFIDFETPRRLRVHGLARLDEAVPIPGAVIVMRLSPAQVF
- a CDS encoding protein of unknown function (Evidence 5 : Unknown function), whose amino-acid sequence is MTVVGFGDQRRGGLFQIPAVTATSIFDPAQGVLALKIRGRPLSGCSNISRHVRDRS
- a CDS encoding protein of unknown function (Evidence 5 : Unknown function); the encoded protein is MPRKTAETLSQTQRLILTHAAQHPKQRVLCPDTIKPPTFRASLSVLRTRGLIVDMPHAEGKLGRQACLIITAEGRAAIGITPPAPAAPEEPVGSAPPSGADEKPQRSKQALLIALLSQPDGATLEALATATHWLPHTTRAALTRLRQRGLAILTVRAAGVSTRYKLAEQSLVASAEAMA
- a CDS encoding protein of unknown function (Evidence 5 : Unknown function), translated to MRHVNDQSARAEDGQAGAEGWRLDRVRAQDTLFGVLSGVGQDQALRLAEGFGRFAWHVCVVRLWATALALSLRGPREWLVRQRGDMRAGEQSVTRHSHSNAQVSGEVQSARKDALLLP
- a CDS encoding protein of unknown function (Evidence 5 : Unknown function), encoding MDSFYTPEQRALQDRFGTRRLADAQERAIVSVRLSEANRAFIAEREMLFLSTVDATGQPTVC
- a CDS encoding conserved protein of unknown function (Evidence 4 : Unknown function but conserved in other organisms); the encoded protein is MPQSSSTKNAAAPAAFVDAQERPTGRPVLGRAPLQLSELAQMSTVELRQAWRRLFHQPPPPLSRDLIVRALAYRLQEVAQGGLSKANQRHLRALAQRGKGGSTVPDTPAVPPALLLRPGTRLMREWHGRSHVVTVTEGGFELEDQRYRSLSQIAKHITGSHWSGPRFFGLTGRREGRETSHA